The Streptomyces europaeiscabiei genome window below encodes:
- a CDS encoding VOC family protein, with amino-acid sequence MISKLQCVVLDCADVVELSRFYQSLLGGVVNQPDPRWSVDDGWATLHADNGFVLAFQRVEDHQPPRWSDPARPQQFHLDLGVKDLDQAQEEVLKQGATLLDGGDGKRSWRIFADPAGHPFCLVRD; translated from the coding sequence GTGATCTCGAAGCTGCAGTGCGTGGTGTTGGACTGTGCCGATGTCGTTGAGTTGTCCCGGTTCTACCAGTCGCTTCTCGGCGGCGTGGTGAACCAGCCGGACCCACGGTGGTCGGTCGACGACGGGTGGGCAACGCTCCACGCCGACAACGGGTTCGTGCTGGCCTTCCAGCGGGTGGAAGATCATCAGCCACCGCGGTGGTCAGATCCCGCCCGGCCCCAGCAATTCCACCTCGACCTGGGCGTCAAGGACCTGGACCAGGCCCAGGAAGAGGTCCTCAAGCAGGGCGCCACACTGCTCGATGGGGGTGACGGCAAGCGGAGTTGGCGCATCTTCGCGGATCCCGCAGGACACCCCTTCTGTCTCGTCCGGGACTGA